Proteins encoded by one window of Deltaproteobacteria bacterium:
- a CDS encoding HigA family addiction module antitoxin, which produces MTAMYDPAHPGEIIREAMEAEQWTVTEAAIRLGVTRTMLSRVLNGKASVSPQLALALERLGWSDAGHWVRMQGAYDLAQARKAESAA; this is translated from the coding sequence ATGACCGCCATGTACGATCCGGCCCACCCCGGCGAAATTATCCGCGAGGCTATGGAGGCCGAGCAGTGGACCGTTACCGAAGCCGCTATTCGGCTAGGCGTCACAAGAACAATGCTTTCCCGTGTTCTCAACGGCAAGGCCAGCGTTTCACCGCAGCTCGCGCTGGCACTGGAGCGGCTCGGCTGGAGTGACGCCGGACACTGGGTACGGATGCAAGGGGCCTATGATCTTGCCCAGGCCCGCAAGGCGGAATCGGCTGCGTGA
- a CDS encoding helix-turn-helix domain-containing protein, with protein sequence MSTTRVRIDPDNSATLPKGRIHFAVVDGTTETEIALQQQEDDAEAMQDMARYARRIRRRLGLSQLELARRIDVPHETIRNWEQGKRCPTGAARALLRVLDKAPETALRVLT encoded by the coding sequence ATGAGCACTACGCGCGTCAGGATTGATCCGGACAATTCCGCGACCCTCCCGAAGGGGCGGATCCACTTCGCTGTGGTGGATGGCACCACCGAGACGGAAATCGCCTTGCAGCAGCAGGAGGACGACGCCGAGGCCATGCAGGACATGGCACGCTATGCTCGTCGGATCCGGCGGCGACTGGGCCTCAGCCAGCTAGAGTTGGCGCGACGAATCGACGTGCCGCATGAAACGATCCGCAACTGGGAACAGGGGAAGCGTTGCCCCACCGGTGCCGCGCGCGCCCTGTTGCGGGTACTCGACAAAGCCCCCGAGACCGCGCTCCGCGTTCTGACCTGA